The Xiphophorus couchianus chromosome 5, X_couchianus-1.0, whole genome shotgun sequence genome includes a region encoding these proteins:
- the LOC114144678 gene encoding regulator of G-protein signaling 5 gives MCKGLSYLPSSCLEKAKGMRVKLSHLAEIHHKQRVHDGKILQDLETLLGSKIGLQAFRGFLRSEFSEENLEFWLACEDYRVSPSNMQKTKASSIYNQFINPDAPLEVNLDAETREALLSMMDSPCADTFNLAQQRIYSLMAKDSFPRFLRSHHCAEAIKAY, from the exons ATGTGTAAGGGACTCTCCTACCTGCCTTCCTCCTGCTTGGAGAA GGCAAAAGGGATGCGAGTGAAGCTGAGCCACCTGGCTGAGATCCACCACAAGCAAAG GGTACACGATGGAAAAATCCTTCAGGATCTGGAAACTCTGCTGGGCAGCAAAA TCGGTCTTCAGGCGTTTCGAGGGTTCCTGCGTTCAGAGTTCAGCGAGGAGAACCTGGAGTTCTGGCTGGCCTGTGAGGACTACAGGGTTTCCCCTTCAAACATGCAGAAGACCAAAGCCAGCAGCATCTACAACCAGTTCATCAACCCCGACGCTCCACTAGAG GTGAACCTGGATGCTGAGACCCGTGAGGCTCTGCTGAGCATGATGGACTCCCCGTGTGCCGACACCTTCAACCTAGCACAGCAGAGGATCTACAGCCTGATGGCCAAGGACTCCTTCCCTCGGTTTCTCCGCTCTCACCACTGTGCAGAGGCCATCAAGGCTTATTAA
- the c5h19orf53 gene encoding leydig cell tumor 10 kDa protein homolog, producing the protein MAQGSKKFKAQRPGGSKKHQQNKQKGPKKGGRIIAPKKAQVVQQQKLKKGLEVAIRNKIEQEVTQKASSSLHKPLAVVKGAEGKAKPAAARPGTSSK; encoded by the exons ATGGCTCAAGGCTCAAAGAAATTTAAGGCTCAGCGTCCTGGAGGGTCCAAGaaacaccaacaaaacaaacaaaaaggacCGAAGAAAGGAG GGAGGATTATTGCACCTAAGAAGGCTCAAGTAGTTCAACAACAGAAGCTAAAGAAG GGCCTGGAGGTTGCCATCAGGAACAAGATTGAGCAGGAAGTGACCCAGAAGGCCAGCTCCTCCCTCCACAAGCCCCTGGCTGTGGTTAAAGGTGCTGAGGGGAAAGCAAAGCCCGCCGCTGCCCGCCCTGGAACCAGCTCCAAATAG
- the LOC114144627 gene encoding calcium-binding mitochondrial carrier protein SCaMC-3-like isoform X2: MTTQRSTWILKVQCQEDQHFVPDEERRKHWAELFEQLDLNKDGRIDMLELQAGLAHKGLSNGCLQKIVETGDTNQDGVLDFEEFVEYLHNHEKQLQVMFHHVDRNKDGWIDVEEIQDCLHTIGVNVSPEDATRILLSMDKDGTMTINWSEWRDYFLFKHLNDMEDVARFWKRSMILDTGEQLTVPEEFSEAQKKSGYMWRQLMAGVMAGSVSRTGTAPLDRLKVFRQVHGSSEFRGSALSGFKYMLNEGGPWSLWRGNGVNVLKIAPETAIKFSTYEQIKSVMRGHDETRTLRVHERFVAGSLAGATAQTVIYPMEVLKTRLSLRKTGQFKGIADCAKQILQREGAAAFYKGYVPNMLSIVPYAGIDLAVYETLKLAWLNRNTGLSDPGVMVLLGCGAVSSTCGMLASYPLALIRTRMQAQASVKGSPKLSMLSLLRNIVTQEGIAGLYRGISPNLLKIVPAVSVSYVVYEYMRIMLGMDFEGGE, from the exons ATGACAACCCAGCGGTCGACTTGGATCCTGAAGGTGCAGTGTCAGGAAGATCAACACTTTGTTCCAGATGAGGAGAGAAGGAAGCACTGGGCTGAGCTGTTTGAACAGCTGGACCTCAACAAAGATGGACGCATTGACATGCTGGAGCTGCAGGCGGGGCTGGCACACAAAGGGCTCTCCAACGGCTGCCTGCAGAAG ATTGTAGAGACCGGGGACACCAACCAAGACGGAGTCCTGGACTTTGAGGAGTTCGTCGAGTATCTTCACAACCACGAGAAGCAACTTCAAGTCATGTTTCACCATGTGGACAGAAACAAAGACG GTTGGATTGATGTGGAAGAGATTCAGGACTGTCTTCACACCATCGGTGTGAATGTTAGCCCTGAAGATGCCACCAGGATTCTGCTAAG TATGGACAAGGATGGCACCATGACGATTAACTGGAGTGAGTGGCGCGACTACTTCCTGTTCAAACACCTGAACGACATGGAGGATGTGGCTCGGTTCTGGAAGCGTTCAATG ATATTGGACACAGGCGAGCAGCTGACAGTCCCAGAGGAGTTTTCAGAAGCGCAGAAGAAGTCTGGCTATATGTGGCGGCAGCTGATGGCGGGAGTCATGGCTGGATCTGTGTCCCGAACCGGAACCGCTCCACTGGACCGCCTCAAAGTCTTCAGACAA GTACATGGCTCCTCTGAATTTAGAGGCAGCGCTCTGAGCGGGTTTAAGTACATGCTGAACGAGGGAGGACCATGGTCTCTGTGGAGAGGCAACGGAGTCAATGTCCTGAAAATTGCCCCTGAGACTGCCATCAAATTCTCCACTTATGAACAG ATCAAGAGTGTGATGCGCGGTCATGATGAAACAAGAACTCTGAGGGTTCATGAGAGGTTTGTCGCCGGCTCTTTGGCTGGAGCAACAGCTCAAACAGTCATTTACCCGATGGAG GTGCTGAAGACGCGGCTCAGTCTCAGAAAAACGGGTCAGTTCAAAGGAATAGCAGACTGCGCCAAACAGATCCTGCAGCGGGAAGGCGCTGCGGCCTTCTACAAGGGCTACGTCCCCAACATGCTGAGCATCGTCCCTTATGCTGGTATTGACCTGGCCGTGTATGAG ACGCTCAAACTTGCATGGCTGAACCGGAACACGGGCTTGTCTGACCCGGGCGTGATGGTGTTGTTGGGATGCGGCGCAGTCTCCAGTACATGCGGGATGCTTGCGAGTTACCCGCTGGCGCTGATCCGCACACGCATGCAAGCACAAG CTTCAGTGAAAGGATCCCCTAAACTTTCAATGCTGTCCTTGCTCCGCAACATTGTTACGCAAGAGGGCATCGCCGGACTTTACCGAGGAATCTCCCCCAACCTGCTAAAGATCGTCCCGGCCGTGAGCGTGTCCTACGTCGTCTATGAGTACATGAGAATAATGCTAGGAATGGACTTCGAGG GTGGGGAATAG
- the LOC114144627 gene encoding calcium-binding mitochondrial carrier protein SCaMC-3-like isoform X1 yields the protein MTTQRSTWILKVQCQEDQHFVPDEERRKHWAELFEQLDLNKDGRIDMLELQAGLAHKGLSNGCLQKIVETGDTNQDGVLDFEEFVEYLHNHEKQLQVMFHHVDRNKDGWIDVEEIQDCLHTIGVNVSPEDATRILLSMDKDGTMTINWSEWRDYFLFKHLNDMEDVARFWKRSMILDTGEQLTVPEEFSEAQKKSGYMWRQLMAGVMAGSVSRTGTAPLDRLKVFRQVHGSSEFRGSALSGFKYMLNEGGPWSLWRGNGVNVLKIAPETAIKFSTYEQIKSVMRGHDETRTLRVHERFVAGSLAGATAQTVIYPMEVLKTRLSLRKTGQFKGIADCAKQILQREGAAAFYKGYVPNMLSIVPYAGIDLAVYETLKLAWLNRNTGLSDPGVMVLLGCGAVSSTCGMLASYPLALIRTRMQAQASVKGSPKLSMLSLLRNIVTQEGIAGLYRGISPNLLKIVPAVSVSYVVYEYMRIMLGMDFEGRREGKGHG from the exons ATGACAACCCAGCGGTCGACTTGGATCCTGAAGGTGCAGTGTCAGGAAGATCAACACTTTGTTCCAGATGAGGAGAGAAGGAAGCACTGGGCTGAGCTGTTTGAACAGCTGGACCTCAACAAAGATGGACGCATTGACATGCTGGAGCTGCAGGCGGGGCTGGCACACAAAGGGCTCTCCAACGGCTGCCTGCAGAAG ATTGTAGAGACCGGGGACACCAACCAAGACGGAGTCCTGGACTTTGAGGAGTTCGTCGAGTATCTTCACAACCACGAGAAGCAACTTCAAGTCATGTTTCACCATGTGGACAGAAACAAAGACG GTTGGATTGATGTGGAAGAGATTCAGGACTGTCTTCACACCATCGGTGTGAATGTTAGCCCTGAAGATGCCACCAGGATTCTGCTAAG TATGGACAAGGATGGCACCATGACGATTAACTGGAGTGAGTGGCGCGACTACTTCCTGTTCAAACACCTGAACGACATGGAGGATGTGGCTCGGTTCTGGAAGCGTTCAATG ATATTGGACACAGGCGAGCAGCTGACAGTCCCAGAGGAGTTTTCAGAAGCGCAGAAGAAGTCTGGCTATATGTGGCGGCAGCTGATGGCGGGAGTCATGGCTGGATCTGTGTCCCGAACCGGAACCGCTCCACTGGACCGCCTCAAAGTCTTCAGACAA GTACATGGCTCCTCTGAATTTAGAGGCAGCGCTCTGAGCGGGTTTAAGTACATGCTGAACGAGGGAGGACCATGGTCTCTGTGGAGAGGCAACGGAGTCAATGTCCTGAAAATTGCCCCTGAGACTGCCATCAAATTCTCCACTTATGAACAG ATCAAGAGTGTGATGCGCGGTCATGATGAAACAAGAACTCTGAGGGTTCATGAGAGGTTTGTCGCCGGCTCTTTGGCTGGAGCAACAGCTCAAACAGTCATTTACCCGATGGAG GTGCTGAAGACGCGGCTCAGTCTCAGAAAAACGGGTCAGTTCAAAGGAATAGCAGACTGCGCCAAACAGATCCTGCAGCGGGAAGGCGCTGCGGCCTTCTACAAGGGCTACGTCCCCAACATGCTGAGCATCGTCCCTTATGCTGGTATTGACCTGGCCGTGTATGAG ACGCTCAAACTTGCATGGCTGAACCGGAACACGGGCTTGTCTGACCCGGGCGTGATGGTGTTGTTGGGATGCGGCGCAGTCTCCAGTACATGCGGGATGCTTGCGAGTTACCCGCTGGCGCTGATCCGCACACGCATGCAAGCACAAG CTTCAGTGAAAGGATCCCCTAAACTTTCAATGCTGTCCTTGCTCCGCAACATTGTTACGCAAGAGGGCATCGCCGGACTTTACCGAGGAATCTCCCCCAACCTGCTAAAGATCGTCCCGGCCGTGAGCGTGTCCTACGTCGTCTATGAGTACATGAGAATAATGCTAGGAATGGACTTCGAGGGTAGGAGGGAAGGGAAGGGGCATGGGTAG
- the LOC114144627 gene encoding calcium-binding mitochondrial carrier protein SCaMC-3-like isoform X3, whose amino-acid sequence MWRQLMAGVMAGSVSRTGTAPLDRLKVFRQVHGSSEFRGSALSGFKYMLNEGGPWSLWRGNGVNVLKIAPETAIKFSTYEQIKSVMRGHDETRTLRVHERFVAGSLAGATAQTVIYPMEVLKTRLSLRKTGQFKGIADCAKQILQREGAAAFYKGYVPNMLSIVPYAGIDLAVYETLKLAWLNRNTGLSDPGVMVLLGCGAVSSTCGMLASYPLALIRTRMQAQASVKGSPKLSMLSLLRNIVTQEGIAGLYRGISPNLLKIVPAVSVSYVVYEYMRIMLGMDFEGRREGKGHG is encoded by the exons ATGTGGCGGCAGCTGATGGCGGGAGTCATGGCTGGATCTGTGTCCCGAACCGGAACCGCTCCACTGGACCGCCTCAAAGTCTTCAGACAA GTACATGGCTCCTCTGAATTTAGAGGCAGCGCTCTGAGCGGGTTTAAGTACATGCTGAACGAGGGAGGACCATGGTCTCTGTGGAGAGGCAACGGAGTCAATGTCCTGAAAATTGCCCCTGAGACTGCCATCAAATTCTCCACTTATGAACAG ATCAAGAGTGTGATGCGCGGTCATGATGAAACAAGAACTCTGAGGGTTCATGAGAGGTTTGTCGCCGGCTCTTTGGCTGGAGCAACAGCTCAAACAGTCATTTACCCGATGGAG GTGCTGAAGACGCGGCTCAGTCTCAGAAAAACGGGTCAGTTCAAAGGAATAGCAGACTGCGCCAAACAGATCCTGCAGCGGGAAGGCGCTGCGGCCTTCTACAAGGGCTACGTCCCCAACATGCTGAGCATCGTCCCTTATGCTGGTATTGACCTGGCCGTGTATGAG ACGCTCAAACTTGCATGGCTGAACCGGAACACGGGCTTGTCTGACCCGGGCGTGATGGTGTTGTTGGGATGCGGCGCAGTCTCCAGTACATGCGGGATGCTTGCGAGTTACCCGCTGGCGCTGATCCGCACACGCATGCAAGCACAAG CTTCAGTGAAAGGATCCCCTAAACTTTCAATGCTGTCCTTGCTCCGCAACATTGTTACGCAAGAGGGCATCGCCGGACTTTACCGAGGAATCTCCCCCAACCTGCTAAAGATCGTCCCGGCCGTGAGCGTGTCCTACGTCGTCTATGAGTACATGAGAATAATGCTAGGAATGGACTTCGAGGGTAGGAGGGAAGGGAAGGGGCATGGGTAG